The Engraulis encrasicolus isolate BLACKSEA-1 chromosome 4, IST_EnEncr_1.0, whole genome shotgun sequence genome includes a window with the following:
- the hacd3 gene encoding very-long-chain (3R)-3-hydroxyacyl-CoA dehydratase — protein sequence MMQTLTPHVYWAQRHEEIFLRVELSDARDLLILVEDNTLTFSGQGHGAKGQNEYGFSLEFLHPVKTEVRHRSTQRLVNITVRKQEYGWWERLTMQERKPVFLAPDFDRWLDESDAELELKEKEEKLNRISVESRIPKDPYLGLKKGYLFMYNLVQFLGFSWIFVNMTVRLFILAEDSFYDTFHTIADMMYFCQILAVLEVVNPALGIVKTGVIPPLIQVFGRNFVLFIILGALEDMHNKPVVFFIFYTWSCIEIFRYPFYMLACIDIKWTLLTWLRYTIWMPLYPMGVIAEAVAVIQSMPVFDETGLLSIPLPKALGLSLSFSYVLHLYLVLMFLGLFINFRHLYKQRRRRFRTKKRKAY from the exons ATGATGCAGACCCTCACGCCTCATGTGTACTGGGCTCAGCGACATGAAGAAATATTCTTGCGAGTGGAGTTGAGCGATGCTCGG GATCTCCTCATCTTGGTTGAAGACAACACGCTCACATTCAGtg GCCAGGGCCATGGAGCCAAAGGGCAGAATGAGTACGGCTTCAGCCTGGAGTTCCTCCACCCTGTGAAGACCGAG GTGAGGCACAGGTCTACACAGCGGCTGGTAAACATCACTGTGCGAAAGCAGGAGTACGGCTGGTGGGAGAGGCTCACCATGCAGGAGAGGAAGCCCGTGTTCCTGGCCCCCGACTTCGACCGCTGGCTGGACGAGTCCGACGCAGAGCTGGAGCTCAAGGAGAag GAAGAAAAACTCAATCGAATCTCTGTGGAATCGAGGATTCCCAAAGACC CCTACTTGGGGCTGAAGAAAGGCTACCTCTTCATGTACAACCTGGTTCAGTTCCTGGGCTTCTCATGGATCTTTGTCAACATGACTGTGCGTCTCTTCATCTTAGCAGAAG ATTCGTTCTATGACACCTTCCATACGATAGCTGACATGATGTACTTCTGTCAGATCCTGGCTGTTCTGGAGGTGGTTAACCCAGCCCTGGGCATAGTCAAGACGGGAGTTATTCCTCCCCTTATTCAG GTGTTTGGGAGGAACTTTGTACTCTTCATCATCCTGGGGGCTCTGGAGGACATGCACAACAAGCCTGTGGTCTTCTTCATCTTCTACACCTGGAGCTGCATCGAGATCTTCAG gTACCCCTTCTACATGCTGGCCTGCATAGATATCAAGTGGACATTGCTCACCTGGCTCAGATACACCATCTGGATGCCTCTCTATCCTATGGGTGTCATTGCAGAGG CGGTGGCGGTGATCCAGTCCATGCCTGTGTTTGACGAGACCGGCCTGCTGAGCATCCCCCTGCCCAAAGCCCTGGGCCTCAGCCTCAGCTTCTCCTATGTGCTGCACCTCTACCTGGTGCTCATGTTCTTAG GCCTCTTCATCAACTTCCGCCACTTGTACAAGCAGAGGAGGCGACGCTTCCGCACGAAGAAGAGGAAAGCCTACTGA